In Nevskiales bacterium, the genomic window CGACGGCTCGCCCTTCATCGGCACGCCGCTCGCGACCCTGCTGCCGCCGTTCGACGTCAACAGCGTGTTCAATATCGGCATCAAGCAGCGTGGCCAGAACAACGCGGTCGGCGCCTTCGAGTTCCTCAACACGCTGCTGGACCTCGACTCGCTCGGCGTCAACCCGAACCCGCTCAAGGTGGTGACGCCCGGCGGCGTGCAGGGCGTGCAGGACATCTCGCACCCGCTGGCGCACACCCAGGACACGCCGCCCTGGTGGAACATGGGCTCGCGCCCGCGCAAATTCTTCGACGCCGGCGTGTCCAACGACAGCACGCGCATCATCATGGCCGCCGGCCCGGGCGAACTGGATTCGCTGTTCACCCTTGACGGCAAACCTTACCGCGAGCGCATCGAAAAGCACGATCAGGATCTGGAAGCCTTCTTCCTGTCCCTCCGCTCGCCCGAGTGGCCGTTCAGGAAACCCTCCGGCGAGCCCGACATCGATCTCGCGCTGGCCAGGCAGGGCGCAATCCTGTTCCACAGCAAGGATCTGTGGGCCGAGGACGGCAACGCGGCGCGCCCGCGGCCGGCCGGCGGCAACGGCTCCTGCGCCAGCTGCCACGGCGCCTACTCGCCGCGTTACGTCAACGACCCGGCCTACCTGGAGACCCCGGCGCTCGAGGGCGTGGCCGGGCACATCGCCACGCTGGACGTGATCGGCACCGACCGCGCGCGTTCCGACATGCTCACGCCCACGCTGCGCCGCGGCTGGGACACGACCTTCTGGGCCTACCCGGAGGGCCGTCCCGGCTATGTCGCGCCCGAGGACAAGGACCCGTTCACCGAGGCGCTGGACGACATGCTGCCGATCGAACTGCGCCCGCAGGGCCTGTGCGGCTGGCAGAAGGACGTGATCGGCTACCAGGCGCCGCCGCTGTACGGCGTGTGGGCCACCGCGCCTTACTTCCACAACGGCTCGGTGCCGACGGTGGAGGCGGTGCTGGATTCGTCCAAGCGCGTACCCATCTGGCAGCGCAAGCTGCGCACGGAAGCCGACGGCCGCGTGACCGGCTTCGACCAGCGCCTGAGCGCCTATGACAAGGCGGCCATGGGCTGGCAGCACACGGCCATGACCTGCCAGCAGATGCCGGGCACCGAGCAGATCAACTGCAACCCGGTGGACGACAAAGGCCCGTCCCTGGTGCAGCTGGTGCAGAACTTCCTCAACCGCAGCCTGAGCTGGTCGGGGCTGGTGAGCATCCCCGACCCGGCGCCGGATTCGATCGACAAGCGCCTGGTGTACGACACCCGCATCCTCGGCAACGGCAACGGCGGGCACGAGTTCACCGACGTGCTGACGGAGCAGGAGCGCAAGGCCATCATCGAGTACCTGAAGACGCTGTAGCGCAGCGGCGGCTCGGGTATCCTAGCGGAGGGCACAGGCCCGTGCCCTCCGACCGGAGACCCGTCTTGAGCGTCCATATCGCCGAAACCTTCGAGAGCGACGGCCAGCGCCTGTACTACGAGATCCACGGCAGCGGGCCCGAGGTCATCGTCTATCTGCACGGTCTGCTGCTCGACGCCAATATCAACCGCGACCTCGCGCGCCGGCTGGCGGCGGCCGGCTACCGCGTCGTGCTGCTGGACCTGCCGGGCCACGGCGGCAGCGACAAGCCGCGGCACGCCACGCTGCACCGCTTCGACCGCTACGCGCGCCACGTGCTCAACCTGCTCGACCACCTGGGCGTGGAGCGCGCCACCATCGGCGGCGTCTCGCTCGGTGCCGACGTGTCGCTGCAGGTCGCGATCCTCGCGCCGCAACGGGTCAAGGCGCTGATCGTGGAGATGCCGGTGCTGGAGAACGCCGCGGTGACGGCGGCGGTAATCTTCGCGCCGCTGCTGGCGCTGGTCAGCCTGGGGCGGCCGCTGTTCGACATCACGCGCAAGTGGTTCGCGCGCATCCCGCGCAAGGATCGCGGCATCCCGGACAGCCTGCTCAACATCCTGTCCAACGACCCCACCACCATGGCCGCCGTGCTGCATGGCATCCTGGTCGGGCCGATCGCACCGGACGTGGTGGACCGTAGTGCGATCCGCGTGCCGACGCTGATCATTGCCCACAACTATGACCTGATCCATCCGGAAACCGACGCGCGCAACCTGGCGCGCCAGCTGGCCAGCGCGCGCCTGATCTACGCGCGTTCGATCCTGGAGCTGCGCCTGAGGCCGGAGCGGCTCATGCCGCAGATCATCGAGTTCCTGAGAGAGGCGGTCCCGCTGCGTGCGGCGGCCTAGGCTTGTTTCGTCGCCCCGGCGTAAGCCGGGGTCCAGCGACTTCTGCAAACCCAAGGCACTGGATCCGGCTTGCGCCGGAATGCGAGCGAAACTCATCTGGGATCCCGAGAGGACTGGCCATCTGCCTCCTGCGCCGCAGCACCCATTTCGACGGCACCCGCGACGCGCTGCGCCCGCTGGTGCGGCTGGACAACATCCGCGAGGCGGCCAAGGACTTCCGCCGCCACAGGCTCGCGCAGTCGAAGGCGCTCTGCCGCGAATCCTTTGCATCCGCCGATTCGTGATCCGGCTCCAGGGCGCCGCGGCCTGAGCGGCGTCAATCGTCCTGCACTTCGAAGTCCGACAGCGCGCGATCGTAGTGGAATAGCTCCCCACCCTCCGGCATCGGCTCGCCGACGGCGTAGCGCGGCACCGGTGGCTGCTGCCTAGAGTCCTGCCGTTGACGGCGCGCGACCCCGTACTGGGCGATCACCCGCGCCTCGATCTCGCGCAGCTCGGCTTCGCTGCACCGGGCCTGCGGGTTGTGCAGCCGGGTGGCCATGAGGATGCGGCTGAAGCGCGACAGCCCGACCACCGCCTGGCCGTGATGCCCGCGCACCAGCATCGCCACCACGCTGCTGCGCCCGGACTCGTGCACGTGCCAGACGGTCGGGCCCTGCGCGCGGGCCAGGATCACCACCGCCGCGTCGGGTACGTGTACGTCCACCAGCACCATGCCGGCCTCGCGGGACTCTGCGTCGAGCCGCGCCGGGACCGGGAGCGGCCCCTGTTCCAGTTCGATCACATGCACCTCGGTCGGTCCCGCCCAGCCGGGCAGCCAGCAGGGCTCGGGCGGCGCCTCGCCTTCGAGCGCCAGCTGCCATCGCACCGTGTCCGGCGCCGGGAGCAGCGCCGGCGCCGGCTCGCCCGCAGCGCGGGCGGCCTCGAGCCCAGTGCGCGTCAGCACAGCGCCCCAGCGGTCCGGCAGCACGAAGCCGGTGAGCCACCACAGCGGCCGTTTCGACGGGCAATCCGTGGTCCGCAGCAGGCGCGCGAGCCGCGACGGCGCCCGATGCACGGCCAGCACCGCGCCGCTGTCGCGTGCGCGCAGCTGCAGCGTACGCCACAGCCCGTCGCGCGCCTCCTCCACCCGATAGGCGCTCAGCGCCTGCGGCACATCGCGGCGTGCCAGGCAGCGGCCGGCGGGCAGCGGCAGCCCGTCGAGCGATGCCGCCAGTGCGCTGCGCGGCAGGCAGGCGGCACTGCGCGAATCTTCCAGCTGGTAGCGGTGGAAACGGCCGTCCGCCTGCGGCAGCTCGAAAAAGCGGATGCGGCCCTGGATCAGGTCGTAGATGGCGTCGCGGAAATGCCCGGCCTGCGAGGTCGCCAGCAGATAGCCCTGGCTGCGTGCATCGAGGCTGCGCGCCTGGACCGTGAGTCGGGGCGCATCACAGGATGCGGCCGGTGGTCGCGCCTGCCAGAGCACCGCCAGCCCCAGCGGCAGCAGCACGAGCAGGGCGAGGAAAGCGCGACGCATGGCTGATCAATAGCACAGGGGAACGGTCGGCGTGCAAAGCGAAAACCCGCCGGAAGGCGGGTTTTCGCTTTGTCATGCCCTTCGAGCAGGCACGGGCCTGCATCCGCAGGCCTGCCCCCACCAAGCAAGCCCTAAAACCGATAGCGCACGCCGAGGTTGACGAAGTCGCGATCGCGCAACAGGTTCTGCTCGCCGGCACCGTAGAAGCCGACATAGCCGATCGCCGCGCTCCAGCCGGGAGCGAAGCGCACTTCGGCGTTGGTGATCAGGTTCTTGCGGCCCTCCAGGAAGTTCTCGCCGGGTCCCGGCGCGGTGCCGTAGATGTCGTGCGCCAGGATGTTGGTCCATTCCAGGCTGATGCCCGGGAACAGATTGTCGTAGCGCAGGATCGCGATCACGCGGTAGCCGGCCGACAGGTCATCGGCGAAGTCGTCCGGATCCTGCTGCGTCGGGTTGAAGCGGATGCCCGAGGGCCCGATCACGCCGGAGTTCGACTGTTTGGAACCGTCGGCGCCGGTGCCGTCGGCGCCGGCCGAGGCGTGGTAGTTGGTGCCCGGCGCTTCGATCTGCAGCTCGTCGGTGTCCGGCATGTCCAGCACCTGGGTCACGCCGAACTCGCCGAACAGCAGGATCTGGTTGGCCTTGAGCCAGTTGTTCGGGCCGATGATGTAGGTGCCGCCGATGTTGTACTGCAGGGTTTTGAAATACTCCCAGCCGCGGATGCGCTCGCCGGGCGCATAGGTCGAGGGATCGCGGCCGCGGTAGGCGGAGACGAAATCCGGCACCGTGTAGCGCGCACCGGGCAGCTGTGCGACCGTGCCGACGCCCGGCAGGCCGAAGTCGTAGCGG contains:
- a CDS encoding alpha/beta hydrolase, with the protein product MSVHIAETFESDGQRLYYEIHGSGPEVIVYLHGLLLDANINRDLARRLAAAGYRVVLLDLPGHGGSDKPRHATLHRFDRYARHVLNLLDHLGVERATIGGVSLGADVSLQVAILAPQRVKALIVEMPVLENAAVTAAVIFAPLLALVSLGRPLFDITRKWFARIPRKDRGIPDSLLNILSNDPTTMAAVLHGILVGPIAPDVVDRSAIRVPTLIIAHNYDLIHPETDARNLARQLASARLIYARSILELRLRPERLMPQIIEFLREAVPLRAAA